In Anaerolineales bacterium, a single window of DNA contains:
- a CDS encoding single-stranded DNA-binding protein → MSRGLNKVMIIGNLGREPEMRYTPSGRPVTTFSVATSRTWNTSEGEKHVETEWFNVVAWSNLAEICKQYLTKGQQVYIEGRLQSRHWEDQEGNKHTSVEIVANEMIVLGERREASESSGEPEVPEEEEYPF, encoded by the coding sequence ATGAGCAGAGGGCTTAACAAAGTAATGATCATTGGCAATCTTGGGCGTGAGCCCGAGATGCGCTATACACCATCCGGCCGGCCGGTGACCACCTTCAGCGTCGCCACCAGCCGTACCTGGAACACCTCTGAGGGTGAAAAACACGTCGAGACCGAATGGTTCAACGTGGTCGCCTGGAGCAACCTGGCCGAGATCTGTAAGCAGTATCTCACCAAGGGCCAGCAGGTATATATTGAAGGCCGCTTGCAGTCGCGCCACTGGGAGGACCAGGAAGGCAACAAGCACACTTCGGTGGAGATCGTCGCCAACGAGATGATCGTGCTCGGTGAACGACGTGAAGCCAGTGAAAGCAGCGGTGAACCAGAAGTGCCCGAAGAAGAGGAATATCCTTTCTAG